From the Bacillus rossius redtenbacheri isolate Brsri chromosome 12, Brsri_v3, whole genome shotgun sequence genome, the window CAGTAAAATATCTACATGTCCAACACAGAATGGCTTATTTTACAAAGTATAAAGAAAGTTACAAGGGTAcagattttatttaattaattttatttgtttcgttTCATTTTTGTATAGTGATAGATAATCATGGTCAATctattctttgttttttcttattCAAAGAAATACTATGAAATTTGTGTCAATTTAGAGCGGGAAAAGTATTGCTAAATTTTGTTAGcaagttatgaaatatattttttttttattcggctGTTTGGAATGCTAGAAAAATCacttaaaaaagaaatattgaaTGACTTGGATGGAATACGACAAATTTAAGTCTCTGTGTAAATTGGGTAcctataatattttaatgttgtaaatAAGCAGCATAGTAATTCAAGAAAAATTTATTGTTCCTAAGAAGATTATACTGTTCAAAGAACATTCGTATTACAAAATAACTGATGCTAAAATTGGTGTGAAATGAGTTTACTGGATCTTCAAGATGCTATGCACCTTCTTACACCAAAACATCGGTATATTAAAAACCTTTAACTCTAACTTTTCTAAAAGACATCAGGTTCGTATGAAACCAATCCTACATCAACTGGAACTTCTAGAATTCAGTTTGCGCAAAGAGAACACAGTTTACGTCCTAATAACTCTATGAACTGATATCCAGCGGAGATTCTGCCCTGATTCTTCAAACGATGGTATTTGTAAGTTGATGATGAATGATCGTTGATGTCAACTACTGCAAAATTAGGGTAGTAGTTCCATTGTACATGTATGTAGTATTTGTAATGTGTTAGTTGTAGAACTATGACTACCAATTTGGATTTGTGTTTACCTTCCAAATCAGCCCTATATTAGCAACTTCAACAAGACATTTCCCTGATTCTGACTATTTTAATGCATTAATATGATAAACTGGCTAACCAGAAGTTACTATGAGAGATTCTTGTGTTTATTTTTCCTGTgttatttagttttatgttttGAATCTATATCTTACTGATATTCAAGATTTTTATCAATAAGTTAATACAAGAAATTCAAATTGGTCAGTAACTAGATTCAAACtataatataagttttattaactttttacaaatgtgtttatggcaaaaaaatttaatgcacaaTTATATTTAACTTGAGTAAAATATTGTGACATCAACCTGTCTTTACATGACTTTAGTCTGAGATTCAAATAGGATATTGATACCTAGAGATCTTAAAATGCAAACATAATAGAACtggatttgttttgaaatttatatttttatatgtggtaATATTTGGCTGTTTATAGTCATTTTGGATGAGgacaattatataatattaacttCAATAAGTGTGAAGACAATACCACAAAGTGTTCAGCAATTAATCAATGGTAAATCAACATAAACACAGAATTTTACTTCAATGAAATAACATTAataatgttttacaaatttaaaggTTAGTGCCATTGGAATACCAACAGTAACACACCTATTTGTCAATGAATACATCAGCTGATTCTATTAACAGTGCATAATTGCTAAACATATGTTTACCATCCCTGAATGCAGAATTGTGTATTGTGGATCTATTAAATTtgcaactaaaaatatttttgacacatCTGACACTTCTGTTACATAATTTGTTGAGGGAAAAGTATTGGAAGTGAGACGTGCCACAAGAACTTACTGAAGAAGCTTCAGGAAATGGGAGAGTGAAAAAAGAAAGGGAAGAGAAAGGGGGAGAACATCCTTGCCACTGGGCAAAAGTCCAATTGCAGGTGTGATagtcaaattttaaaaaagtgcTGTAAAATAACAATTTGTAACTTAGTCACAAAAATATGTTGTGTGTTGGCCAAGCATACTGAACTAAATAACCTATTTTGTTAAATGTATGTCATTACGTATCTCttcaactaattttatttttgtctttcaaaaataataatccaTGTGGCAACCTTCAATGAAAATGTTATGCTTTCATGTATACCAAATTTATAACTTAATGAACAACAGTAGTACATTTAAGCTTAGTGTTTTATAACAGCTAAGAAACTTCAATGACAGGTTTCGGGTTTCTACGTGAAAAATGACAGCCACTGATCGAAGTTTTACGAGAAGATCGGAAATGCGGTCACTGAACTAAAGCCTGTCTTTCGACCCTGACACTGCCATTGCTCCCGATACATCTAAATATTccttacaaacaaataaaactacATAAGAACTAAACCTTACCTCTTTCACTTCCTTCCATACTCTAAAAGACAGTCTATAACCACTTAACCACCTGAATTTTCACCAATTTTCACAGATaaacaataatgtaaatatttcaaCCCACTTTCATTTCAACGCAGACAGATTTTAACTAGTCATACTAACATCTTTAATTATACTATAAAATCTGATTCAGAGGTAAAATACATAACAATAATATTAAGTATGTTATTTAAAGgatcattttataattttcattagaTATGTTCACTTCCTTGAGGGCTCTAGTAATAAACACCGATCACATTTGACTATAATAATTACCCTAAAATTTCCCCCGTTTTACGTCAACGTTGAATATTTCTAACTAAATCTAATCCATGAATAAAacgttatgttttatttataagtacaataaaaaaagtaattctaGTTATATGTAATGTGTCTCTTTTACTACACAAGTTAGCTTTCTTGAtgtcatataaaaaaaagtaaacaacttGGAGCGGGTTGGATctgcaagtattttgaatatattGAAATGTGTTTACGTTTGTGTGGCAATGTATTGTCATATGAAGAATTATCACTTATATAAACATCGTTGTGCTCTTGCCAGGCGTTCGTATTCTATTACCGTTTGGACTTTATAAAACATGTAATTTCATTTCAAGTGAATTGAGATTTTTGTGATCGTGGTAGCAAGGAACGATTCGGTTGCTGTGAATTAAGAGCCTGACATTTTTACGTCATCACTGTCATTAGAGATGATGAGGGGTGTTGGGATGAACATTGACGGAGAGAATTGGTGCGGAAACGGGAGGACCCCGAGAAAACCCTAAGGTTCACGGCAACTTTCAACTTGCTTAATATTCAAGGCGTGAGTCCGCTGGAAACCGAATGCGGATCGCCTTGGTAGGGGTTGTGATATCTATCTGCAGTTACAATGAGCAGTACTGctgtctgatattttttttttaatttatattcttttttttaattttttattcttttgatCCTGCATGAGCATAAGCTTGGGTATATGAAACAAGTCAGTATATAGAATACATGTTGATTGGGAATGTATTCTGATCATTGTTTTGCCACTAGCTGGACTCAACAATGATCTGTCACAACTTCGAAACCTTATCAAGCTTTAATGTTTGACATACAAGACGGATAAAATCGAAACCTAAAAAAATGTTCGgcattctgtttattttaaaagtttttttttattttatttatttatttgtttatttgtttagctgcttccatatTACGTTTTTAACGTGCATTTGaacacatttaatatttaaaacgaaaattgaCCAATATACACTGGTGTAATTGATGAATTACAGTATCtggaaatataataaaaaaaagagtgaaattttttttgtattgtctaTTAATTTCTCGGTGTAGGTACATGATTGTCAAACTAATAAACATttacaagataaattttttacAAGTCACTTCTAGTCAGTTATGACGGACATGTGGATCATTGTCAATCGCACGTCAGTTATGATGGTCAGAGGGATGATGGACGGATGCAAAGTATTATCGAGAATACAACTTTAGTTTGCATTGTGCAGTAACTCTTTCCAGTATACAATTTCTTTTTTTCACTTAGCGCTGTCCTAGTTTCAGCAAAGatcttaaaaaatattcaatacaatttttttcccttaattgTGGAACATCAATTACCACATCAGGTGATAATTCAGCAATTATGAAGCAGAGGGGCAtaacaaataaagaaaattaaaatcagTATTACTAAATAATTAGAAAACTGTCAAgaactaaaaaacaaaaaaaaaattctgcaatttTGCACataagacagtttttttttaattaggcaGGTCCTTAATGTCCAAACAGCTtaggaatttttttatagttaaaatatcttGTGGTTGTGGAtgccattgcaaaaaaaaaaaaaagaaacttctaAACTCATCAcactttactaaataaaaagtaatttctAGTTTGAGAAGTGACAGtggccaagttttttttttttgaaaaaattgattcATGGAAAAGTTAAACATGTTATTACTCATATGAACCCAAATAGGCTCCTATGGCTTTATTATCATTTTATGGTTGTTTAACGTGTATCAAATCACTGTGGACTTGCTTcgcttgacaaaaaaaattaagtatgtgGGTGCAAATGTGTGTGGATGTGCATATGTGTGTGCATAGTAAggataattaataataaaagccGATAATATGAATATTATCTACATCACATACTTTTATAGTCGTTTCAAAGCTAGGCACATTCAATTAATTGTATCTTGATTATTAACATTACAGCATAGTTTACACAACCTTTTTTCTTGAGCTTCTGAGTGAACATAAAAGGTGAAAAAGAAAAGTGAacacaaatttcaatttttgctgGTACTGAAAAAAGATTGTGGACCATACAGTACCTACAAGTTTATATACTAGGCAGGAGATATACTTTTGTACTAAACTTTAATTACCTATAACACattgaaaataacattttagcattttttgaTTCAACCCAACATTATTACAGAAAATCCTAGAAAAATTCaaaatgtgttattattattacctattattattattattattattacatttgcTTGTACAAGTAAAATAGCAAAATATAGAACTATTTCAATTTCATAATAGTACTAGCTAGTATAAGTCAGTAGTATAGAAGTCATGACATTTGCTAGCTAGCATACTCTGCAAACATTCACTTAACAGAAATCAAGATGTACAATAAGGGTGCACATTATTGTACTGGAAAGAGGTTATTGTGCACATGGCTTAATACTGTATAATgttcttaattattaattaatgattaaaaaataaaaaaaaagctcttgaaaTGATGTTTCAGCAAATAGAAGTTTATCTCTAGCCTTTTAGAAAATGTTTAAACTGAGTTCATTTGTGTTAGTTTTATTTGATCTAATGGACGGAATTTGTTAAATTATGTATCATGTTCTGTTCCAGATTCCTCATTCACCATGATTTACTTGAGGAGGACTATTACTCTTGGAATGCGTTCCttaaaaaagattaaaataaaatatatggtaGCATCACTTGTGACATTGGTCCTGCTGGAATATTTTGGAGCATTCACCCACATATTTGAACGTAATTTTTACGTGGAATTTGACTATCCATTGGAAGGGGATATTACACCATACATAGAACAGTTGAAGAACAAAGAAAAACCTGATATCCAGCCATTGAATGTGTATAATTACACTTTTATTTCCAAGTGCGATAGAAAATGTTCAGAGGGTGAGAGCTCTCAGTTGCGTCTAGTGTACATTGTTAAGTCTGCAATGTTAAATTTTCAGAGGCGAATGGCGATAAGAAATTCCTGGGGGTTTGAGAAAAGATTTTCTGATGTTCCTATCAGAACAGTGTTTGTTCTTGGTGTTTCCTCTCCAGGGACTGGTGATTTACAACAGTCTATCGAAAACGAAAGCAGAAATTATGGTGACATTGTTCAAGCAGACTTTTTGGATACGTATTTTAACAATACCATCAAAACAATGATAGGGTTTCAATGGGTAATGAATTTTTGTATGAACTCCAAGTTCTACATGTTTGTCGATGATGACTTTTATGTTTCGACAAAGAATGTGCTACGATTTTTACGTAATCCAACTGAGTATCCTCAGTACTTGGAAATGCCTGTAATAGCGCTACAGCAGTTTAAAAAATCTCAAGAAAGAACTGATTTACAGTTGAAAGAACAATCATTAAAGCTCAACAGAAGAATTCATCAGATTGATTTCGAACTGCCCGATGACGTCAAGTTATTCTCAGGGTTTGTTTTTGTGTCGGCCCCGCATCGTCATCGCAGTAGCAAATGGTTTGTGACGCTGTCTGAGTATCCTTTTCACATGTGGCCGCCTTACGTGACTGCCGGTGCGTACGTTCTGTCCCATGCTGCACTGGTGGATATGCACTACGGTAGTTTATACACGAAACATTTCAGGTTTGACGACATTTACCTGGGATTAGTAGCCCTGAAGGCAGGCATAGAACCGTATCACTGTCCAGAGTTCTATTTTTACAAGAAAGATTACAGTGTTCATGCTTATCGTTATGTTATTGCCTCGCATGGCTACGGGGAGCCATCTGAACTGGCCGCTGTGTGGAATGAGCAGAAGAGTATTGGGAATGCGTGATGTATGACATTGTACATAACATGTGTTTGATCTGTTATAACCGGAGCCTTTCACTACTACCAACAGTATCGTTGCCCTTCAGAAGCATTGCAGAGGAACTTAGGTTTCAGGACATAAAGACGTCCCGATTAAAAAGTAATAACTTACAGTACATAGCGTCAGGGCCGTcgagaagtgtgtgtgtgtgtgtggggagggAACAAAATGCCCGGGGTCCGAGCATGAAGGGGCGCCCAGTTGATTTCCGAAATACTTTTTCATGCTTGTGTTTACTCTGatagacaaaaattacaattctattgctaataaatttaattggaaaccttacaagtgaTTAATGTTTTCAGattgtgtttaaatatttggCCACTGTAGTGTTtagtctttagatttttttttgtggtttttgaaAAGTAACAAGGAGGAGGCACGTCAAAATTACTTCCCCCCAGGCCCATAATTTCTCTCGGTGGCCCTGCATAGCATAAAAGAAAACTTGAGGAATGTGTAGTTTAGAGGCTAGGTACTacggaaatgtgcaacatttCCAACATGCTTCTTGTTTTAAACCGAGTCGAAATTTTTACCCATACATGTAGGCTAAGTACTGTGATACCTGATGAGCACTTGTATTCTCTATTATAAGACTGATATTAGCCACTGCCAATACTTGCAACATAAAATTGCCCCACACAAGccagaataaattttgttttaaacttaggcttacttttttaaaatgtaaattaatgatcagggaaataataaaaaatttttagagtatttttttttgttttatatgtttatttaaacccAAGCATTTTTCTATTTATAAGTTTCTTAATTAATGTTAGGGTTGAACTTCAGCTAGATTTAGGTACTTTGGTTCCATTCATGATAATTTCAtaaggaattgaaaaaaaaatgtttgtttgtttagttAAATAACTTATTGGCATCCCTCTAGTAAGAGAATATATATGTGCGGAGGAGCCTGGTAGCCAGGTTTAGGTACAATACACcttccccatcccccttcccatCACATCCCCCACCACGCACACACCTTACACCCTTTTCACCTTCCTAGCTGCCGAAGAACACCATGCAAGGTCACCCCAAACGAAGCGCAGAACGGGGCAGCCCACGTCCACACACTTGGTACAGTCATCTTCAGAAGTTTGGACCCGGACTGCCCCGGGCGGAGGGCGAGGGGCGCAGGGTGTGATAGACAATCCCAAAccaagattatttttaaaaaaaatttttatggtatatttatgttaacttaaatactttaattcacgtttaaatttttttttttttcattaaagttgTTTGAAACTATTAAATACTAGTATTTTGAGACCCTATATCTCTTACTTTTTAGGCTTCTTTACACTAGGCGACTCAAATTGTGCTAGTGCTGATGCGTGCACATAAGGAAAAAGACGCAAGAATTGTATCGAGCGACTACAAACGTGCCACTCTGCCACATTCCCAATCGCTAGTATAAAAGTGGATTTTGAGGAACCAAGTCCGTTGCTTCAGCAAAAACAAGAATTATTGGTTTTATACGATTCTTTGTTGAGCAATAACATGAAGATTTCCAACCAACACCATTTTTTGATTATTACACTCTTAGTATTCCTTTACAGGCATGTCCCAGATTGGGATTTCCTCCTGCACTTCTAAGATAACCCTTTCAGTGGCTCCGCCATCACTCCAAAAATCAGCTGTATGGCAGGAAGTGGCATGATTAAAATCGCGCCGGTGTGTACGTGACCCCGGTCACTGCTGGTGTGAATAGTTCTGTTTGGTTTCATGTTACCACGGTGTGTCACGTTCTTATTGACGCGTTCGCAGTGGCCCAGTCGTGTTTTACAACTGAATCCTTTCTTTGTACGATAGCCCTTCCCGAAAAGTCTGCCTGGAGCCGTTCTTGGCTCCAAGCCCAAGGCAAATGAAGGCTGCTAGAAAAGTTGCAGTCCTACCCAATAGGCTGCTGCTTTCATTTAATGAAGCTGTAAGAGAATTTCATCAGTAAGGTGAGAATTTTTACACAGCAATTAAAAGAAAATCTGCAGGTATAATCAAAACCAAGTAAACCAGTGTACCTAATTATATGTAGGAAAATCAACTTTTTTCCCCCTTGCTTTTAAGTTTGCAATGTTTAGTTTCTTGAAACTTCAGAAATACTTGTAGCTAAGGTACTAAAAACATCATTACCTAAGTGactgttttgtattttaaaatttgttgacttaattttttgttttcacatgctagaaaaaatcataaaaattccaTCATGTTTTGTTAAACAAAGATCTTAACAAGGAATTAGTGTTAAATTTTATTGCAGGTAACCAAAACATGTTTTGCTATGAAGATGGGAAAGGGtatgagctttgaatatatatactgtatagaagtcgcgagtggataggatttactctacgtttttcaagagcgtaaaatgagcagcttgggaacttcaccgctgcagtgcgctgccgtaacgccctgtatcgtcttagttgttgtgtacacgttagactgcagcactgtcgcccgctgtcattccccgcaccccccacccatcattcactgcagctcgaggtcgttcaacgggagggggaaggggtgtttgaagagttcggcacttgtccgctaggaaccaccacaagtcgatgccctagagatggtggcgattgcggcggtgaattaaccaactacctcaaaaccgtattagaaattttaacctgggctggcgacttctatacagtatatatattcaaaggtatgagTTCGGAGGCTTTTTATCATTTTAACTTACATTATTAACAAGGCAAATATTGCACACACCAACTCCCTCATTTTATAACTCCATTGTAGAAACTACTTTGTACAGTAGTGTCTCATTTATCTATCACTTATCTGAAATTACACATTATCCAATGTCCCACTGCACTTGTTATTAAAGCATACTTTCTCTAACTGCAAGTTaagtttttcaattaattttttctgttgtttagttgtataacatgatatttaggtttataatgtgtaaaattatatatCAAACTTTTCAATGCCCATCCATCGAAAATTACAAGTTTAAGTAAGTAGTTATAAATGGAAAACTGAATGTGAATATTATAGTGTgttttttcaccttaaattatTCCAATGtaagtggaattttttttcttttcctagcctaagttaatctaagtgtgtaaggggagagGGGGGTCCAGGTtaccatgcggggtattaaccatccAGAACAAGGGCGTGTGCATCATGTgtttattggggtttattggccagccatggttgcgattggcgccatgactggaGCCCCTTTGATTGCCTAGCCTATTagccaggggcgggcgacttcattCGTCaacccagcccagctgcccaggcaacCACCTGTAAAAAAGAAATGGGATGCTGTAAATATTCCCTTCCCCTAGCGCCGGAGCCGTGGCTAGGCCAGCGAGCCAGCCTCGGTTCTAGCAATATTTACAGCAGCAGAAGGCGACAGAGCAAGCTCCGCAAGCGGGTAAACCCACTGATTCTCCGGCAGCTAAGGCATGGCGCGATGGCCGAGAGCACAAGTGCTCTCgacggtgggcagacgagccagtaaactaGCTCGAACTGTGGGCGCACGGGGTGCCAGGCAGCCTGGCATTGCACCATCgtcatcttccttcttcaagtGGACAGCAGTGTACCTTTCAATTCAGGGTGGGGGAGGGTTCCAAACCTCGCTGCTCAAAATCCTCGAGACGGTTGAAGgccgcgccgctcgaggctattAGTGCCAGTCTACAGTATCCCCAGCCGAAGGTCCCTGAAGTCTTCCTTCCGAGTTCcaatgctgttcagttccgttgcgcacGCAGCGTTCCGCAGCTCTGCAAGTTCCAGCCCACAGTTcatctacacttcgcatccagggcacttCGAGCTCCCCTGCAGTGCCTTTGCCGACAGAACTGCTTCCTGCTGCATGCCTATCAGCATcgaggctacctttcaccccaatagccgtaataacgactccaccagGCTGGCCAGTGGCCCGCGGattgctattggttattcacagtcactccaactctcgggctgggatcccgtatccgccacccgcgggatgcggtcggtagcagatggcgctgctaggccgcccccggCAGCCACAAATTCCccgcgcactgccagccttcggttacccaataggtcgcagagAACTCCTGGCCAACAGTCCGCAGGAGAGATGCGCACTCCCCGAGACGACCGTCAACATAGGTGGAAATCTGCCTATCAGATAGAGAGATTAAACTTGGCACTTTTGAACTCCCATTTATTGAAACTAAAGAGATTTACGGAGCTATATAATTAAAACCATATTACGTACAACGTAAAAGAAAACATGAACTTAAAGAATGCCTAGCTTAGTGTAAGAAGGAATATCAGATTCGTGGTCATATTagatttgtttgactcgaggtctctcgtgctcctcgagagttgaaagagttgggagcaagttgacctgagggcaaaaagagtcggtaactttcAATACACGAAAAAAACgctatttgttgtaaaacaatgatggcggaaaatatagcaga encodes:
- the LOC134537807 gene encoding beta-1,3-galactosyltransferase brn isoform X1 yields the protein MYCHMKNYHLYKHRCALARHSSFTMIYLRRTITLGMRSLKKIKIKYMVASLVTLVLLEYFGAFTHIFERNFYVEFDYPLEGDITPYIEQLKNKEKPDIQPLNVYNYTFISKCDRKCSEGESSQLRLVYIVKSAMLNFQRRMAIRNSWGFEKRFSDVPIRTVFVLGVSSPGTGDLQQSIENESRNYGDIVQADFLDTYFNNTIKTMIGFQWVMNFCMNSKFYMFVDDDFYVSTKNVLRFLRNPTEYPQYLEMPVIALQQFKKSQERTDLQLKEQSLKLNRRIHQIDFELPDDVKLFSGFVFVSAPHRHRSSKWFVTLSEYPFHMWPPYVTAGAYVLSHAALVDMHYGSLYTKHFRFDDIYLGLVALKAGIEPYHCPEFYFYKKDYSVHAYRYVIASHGYGEPSELAAVWNEQKSIGNA
- the LOC134537807 gene encoding beta-1,3-galactosyltransferase brn isoform X2, with protein sequence MIYLRRTITLGMRSLKKIKIKYMVASLVTLVLLEYFGAFTHIFERNFYVEFDYPLEGDITPYIEQLKNKEKPDIQPLNVYNYTFISKCDRKCSEGESSQLRLVYIVKSAMLNFQRRMAIRNSWGFEKRFSDVPIRTVFVLGVSSPGTGDLQQSIENESRNYGDIVQADFLDTYFNNTIKTMIGFQWVMNFCMNSKFYMFVDDDFYVSTKNVLRFLRNPTEYPQYLEMPVIALQQFKKSQERTDLQLKEQSLKLNRRIHQIDFELPDDVKLFSGFVFVSAPHRHRSSKWFVTLSEYPFHMWPPYVTAGAYVLSHAALVDMHYGSLYTKHFRFDDIYLGLVALKAGIEPYHCPEFYFYKKDYSVHAYRYVIASHGYGEPSELAAVWNEQKSIGNA